One Halobacterium sp. DL1 DNA window includes the following coding sequences:
- a CDS encoding dihydropteroate synthase, translating to MRTVDAAGLPIGDDHPPRVMGVLNVSKESPYDPSVFDDPADAAAYVDEELIGEGADIVDVGLESANKRFEVLSAEQELDRLETAVETIDSVEGDAVFSIETRYSEVADEALSRGFDMVNDICGFADPEMPAVCEAHDVAVAKMASPPDLERPGAVESVDDIYDALALNGFTDKTIVDPAFGGWSEAKTTADDRETFERLREFRGHGYPILVSINRKNFLRELADRSTEDALPVSLAATSMAVERGAHVVRTHDVAETRDAAFVGQAFARDRTRTADVEELEATTVREAERHVDRLGGDADAATDATARAYEVRGLGPAERAELAEFGVAVTGEDPAFVAGTVDRLRDASSALAGRDGALGELGATWETVGN from the coding sequence ATGCGAACGGTCGACGCCGCCGGCCTCCCCATCGGGGACGACCACCCGCCCCGCGTGATGGGCGTGCTGAACGTCTCGAAGGAATCGCCGTACGACCCGAGCGTCTTCGACGACCCGGCGGACGCCGCCGCGTACGTCGACGAGGAACTGATCGGCGAGGGCGCGGACATCGTCGACGTCGGCCTGGAGTCGGCGAACAAGCGATTCGAGGTGCTCTCCGCCGAGCAGGAACTCGACCGCCTCGAGACGGCCGTCGAGACCATCGACAGCGTGGAGGGCGACGCCGTCTTCTCCATCGAGACGCGCTACAGCGAGGTCGCCGACGAGGCGCTCTCGCGGGGCTTCGACATGGTCAACGACATCTGCGGCTTCGCCGACCCGGAGATGCCCGCGGTCTGCGAGGCCCACGACGTCGCCGTCGCGAAGATGGCGAGCCCGCCGGACCTCGAACGACCGGGCGCGGTCGAGTCGGTCGACGACATCTACGACGCGCTCGCGCTCAACGGCTTCACGGACAAGACCATCGTCGACCCCGCGTTCGGCGGCTGGTCGGAGGCCAAGACCACCGCAGACGACCGGGAGACCTTCGAGCGACTGCGGGAGTTCCGCGGCCACGGCTACCCCATCCTGGTCTCCATCAACCGGAAGAACTTCCTCCGCGAACTCGCCGACCGCTCGACGGAGGACGCGCTCCCGGTCTCGCTGGCGGCGACGTCGATGGCTGTCGAGCGCGGCGCCCACGTTGTCCGCACCCACGACGTGGCGGAGACGCGGGACGCCGCGTTCGTCGGGCAGGCGTTCGCCCGCGACCGGACTCGCACCGCCGACGTCGAGGAACTGGAGGCGACCACCGTGCGGGAGGCCGAGCGGCACGTCGACCGACTCGGCGGCGACGCGGACGCGGCGACGGACGCCACGGCCCGGGCGTACGAAGTTCGAGGTCTCGGACCGGCGGAGCGGGCGGAACTCGCCGAGTTCGGCGTCGCCGTCACGGGCGAGGACCCCGCGTTCGTCGCGGGAACTGT
- a CDS encoding RNA methyltransferase translates to MSEGGGKRSKPAVAVVDAKTAGNVGTIARAMKNFGFEDLLLVDPPYLGRDSEAYGFAGQAREDVLPNATELSFDELAETYHTVGFTAVTNQDATKHARFPFRTPAELGASLADVESKTALVFGRERVGLTNEELERIDEVCAIPASEEYPVLNLGQAATIALYELRDLAMGRDQLPDVERHRATEEEIEAFYEHAAEFLDAVDYPAEKREKTLRMLRRMLGRTHPTGREINTVHGLLRRAENRMD, encoded by the coding sequence ATGAGTGAGGGCGGCGGGAAGCGGAGCAAGCCGGCGGTCGCTGTGGTCGACGCCAAGACCGCCGGGAACGTGGGCACCATCGCGCGGGCGATGAAGAACTTCGGGTTCGAGGACCTCCTCCTCGTGGACCCGCCGTACCTCGGCCGGGACTCCGAGGCGTACGGCTTCGCCGGCCAGGCCCGCGAGGACGTGCTGCCGAACGCCACGGAACTCTCCTTCGACGAACTCGCCGAGACCTACCACACCGTCGGCTTCACGGCGGTGACGAACCAGGACGCGACGAAGCACGCCCGCTTCCCGTTCCGGACGCCCGCGGAACTCGGCGCGAGTCTCGCGGACGTCGAGTCGAAGACGGCGCTCGTATTCGGCCGCGAGCGCGTCGGCCTCACGAACGAGGAACTCGAACGCATCGACGAGGTGTGTGCGATACCCGCGAGCGAGGAGTACCCCGTCCTGAATCTGGGGCAGGCCGCAACCATCGCGCTGTACGAACTCCGGGACCTGGCGATGGGCCGCGACCAGTTGCCGGACGTCGAACGCCACCGCGCGACGGAGGAGGAGATAGAGGCGTTCTACGAGCACGCCGCCGAGTTCCTCGACGCCGTCGACTACCCCGCGGAGAAGCGCGAGAAGACGCTGCGGATGCTCCGCCGGATGCTCGGCCGCACGCACCCGACCGGCCGGGAGATCAACACGGTCCACGGACTGCTGCGCCGCGCCGAGAACCGGATGGACTGA